DNA sequence from the Vicinamibacterales bacterium genome:
TCCGCTCGGCGCGGACCTGGTGTGCGACGCTTCGGGGGCGAGCCGTCCGCTCGACGTCGCACTTGCCCTCGCGCGCCCGGATGGCCAGGTGGTGAAAGTCGGCTGGTCGCCGGATCTCATCCCGATCAATCTCAATCCGCTGGTGCAGAAGAACATCCGGCTGCAGGGCTCGTTCAGCCACAACTACCCGATCTGGGAGCGCGTCATTCACCTGCTCGATCGCCGGCTCACGAAACCGGAGTTGATCGTGGGGCTGACGAGTCCGCTCGATGGCTGGAGCGACGCGTTCGCCGCGATGCACGAGGGACGCGTGATCAAGTCGGTTCTGGTTCCGTAGCGGTTCGTTGACGCTGCCGTGAACACCCCTCGCATCAGTGTCTTTCCCAAGTGCTACTTCGACGCGCTGGTCAGCGGCGAGATGTCCTACGCCGGCTGGATCGCCGACGCGGCGACGCTCGGCGGCGATGGCGTCGAGCACTACGACGGGTTCTTCCGCAGCTTCCGCGACGAGGACGTCGCGCCCATCGTCGACGCGCTGGGCGCGACCGGGCAAGTCAGCTCGATGCTGTGCTTCTCGCCCGATTTCACCCACGCGGACGCGGGTGAGCGCGCCCGCCAGGTCGCCCGCCAGCGTGACGCGATCGATCTGACGGTGCGTCTCGGCACGTCCTTCTGCAGGACGCTCAGCGGCCAGAACTTCCCCGGCCTGTCGCGCGCCGACGGCATCGCGCGCACGGTGGATGGCTTGCTCCGATCGATCGAGTACGCCGAACGCCGGGGGGTGACGCTGTGCCTCGAGAATCACTACAAGGACGGCGTGTGGCGCTATCCCGAGTTCGCGCAACCGGAAGAGATCTACCTGGAGATCCTCGACCGTGTGGACTCACCGCGGTTGGGCGTTCAGTACGATCCGTCGAACGCCATCGTTGGCGGCTACGATCCGATCCGCTTTCTCGATCGCGTGCTGCCGCGCGTCGTCACGATGCACGCGTCCGACCGGTGGCTGGTCCCCGGTGCAACCCTGGCTGAACTCCGCCAGAGCGACGGAACGCTCGGCTACTCCGACAAGTTGAAACACGGTGAGGTGGGGAAGGGGATGATCGACTACGACGCGATCTTCATCCGCCTCGCGCGCGCCGGGTACACCGGGTGGATCTCGGTCGAGGACGGGATGAACGGGCTCGACGAGCTGCGCCGATCCGTGGAGTTCCTGCGCCGCAAGACCGCCGAGCACTATCGCGCCGCCTAGTACGCTCCGTGTGGGATAATTCGCACAGAGTCGGGGCGTAGCGCAGCCTGGTAGCGCATCTGGTTTGGGACCAGAGGGTCGGGGGTTCGAATCCCTCCGCCCCGACCACTTTTCTCTCCCGCATCGCTCACGAGAACTCACGAAAGCGACAGGGTTCGCTCAGGACTCGTCGCCGCCGCCGCGCCATAGTGACTTCGAGCAAGCGGAGGTCGGTATGACGGACAAGAGTTCGGCGCTCCTGTGGGCACCCCGGCTGACGGGGATCGGCATGTCGCTGTTTCTGGCGCTCTTCGCGTTGGACGCGTTCGACGGCAAGCCGCTCGCGGCGGCGCTGCCGGCGTTCCTGATGCACCTGCTGCCGGCGCTGATCGTGGCCGCCACGGTGGCGGTCGCATGGCGGTATCCGCTCGCCGGCGCCGCCGCCTTTGCCTTCTTCGCCCTGGCGTACGCCGTGATGGTGCG
Encoded proteins:
- a CDS encoding sugar phosphate isomerase/epimerase family protein, which encodes MNTPRISVFPKCYFDALVSGEMSYAGWIADAATLGGDGVEHYDGFFRSFRDEDVAPIVDALGATGQVSSMLCFSPDFTHADAGERARQVARQRDAIDLTVRLGTSFCRTLSGQNFPGLSRADGIARTVDGLLRSIEYAERRGVTLCLENHYKDGVWRYPEFAQPEEIYLEILDRVDSPRLGVQYDPSNAIVGGYDPIRFLDRVLPRVVTMHASDRWLVPGATLAELRQSDGTLGYSDKLKHGEVGKGMIDYDAIFIRLARAGYTGWISVEDGMNGLDELRRSVEFLRRKTAEHYRAA